From Aliarcobacter butzleri, the proteins below share one genomic window:
- the ligA gene encoding NAD-dependent DNA ligase LigA — translation MTKEEYDLNIEKLISWANAYYVFDNPIATDEEYDKLARLCLAYEQENPKLSHPNSPNKRVGGIVLDGFIKASHLSRMWSQEDVFNTQELEDWIKRASKVNTNLEFFCQPKFDGASLNLIYENGILKQAITRGDGTVGEDVTNNAKTIFSIPLEIEEKSLIEIRGEVVIKKADFEKINIERAKNGEQLFANPRNAAAGSLRQLDSNITAKRKLFFNVWGIGQNSLEHKKYSQIMEYIYSLGFERPQMQTLASNIEEIESLYHKFISIRNDFEMMLDGMVIKIDDIETQEELGYTVKFPRWSCAYKFPAVEKTTKLKAITLQVGRTGIITPVAEVEPTLIDGSTVSRATLHNFDEIERLDLKINDEVIIIKSGDIIPKITKVFFERRKGDEITISRPTSCPTCNSEVLDEGTMIKCQNLDCPSRVVNSIIYFASKNCMNIDGLGNKIVEQLFNEKKIYDILDIYSLKYEDLQDLEGFKEKKINNLLNAIENTKGSELHRVINALGIEHIGEVASKQICLEFGLDVINKDYDSLIALDGFGEQMANSFIEFMRVNKNLVEKLISIINPKVEIKKEVSENPFKNKTVVITGTMSKSRGEIKSMLEDLGAKVSSSVSKKTDYVIFGEDAGSKYDKAIELGVKLLTEEEMNSLF, via the coding sequence ATGACTAAAGAAGAGTACGATTTAAATATAGAAAAATTAATATCTTGGGCTAATGCTTATTATGTTTTTGATAATCCAATAGCGACTGATGAAGAGTATGACAAACTAGCAAGACTTTGTTTAGCTTATGAGCAAGAAAATCCAAAACTTTCTCATCCAAATTCACCAAATAAAAGAGTTGGTGGAATTGTTTTAGATGGATTCATAAAAGCTTCTCATCTTAGTCGTATGTGGAGTCAAGAAGATGTTTTTAATACGCAAGAACTTGAAGATTGGATAAAAAGAGCTTCAAAAGTAAATACAAATTTAGAGTTTTTTTGTCAACCTAAGTTTGATGGAGCTTCTTTAAATCTTATTTATGAAAATGGTATTTTAAAACAAGCTATTACAAGAGGTGATGGAACTGTTGGTGAAGATGTAACAAACAATGCAAAAACAATTTTTTCTATTCCACTTGAAATAGAAGAAAAATCTTTAATAGAGATTCGTGGTGAAGTTGTAATAAAAAAAGCAGATTTTGAAAAAATCAACATTGAAAGAGCAAAAAATGGTGAACAACTTTTTGCAAATCCAAGAAATGCAGCAGCTGGAAGTTTAAGACAACTTGATTCAAATATAACTGCAAAAAGAAAGCTATTTTTCAATGTTTGGGGAATTGGTCAAAATTCATTAGAACACAAAAAATATTCACAAATTATGGAATATATATACTCTTTAGGATTTGAAAGACCTCAAATGCAAACATTAGCTTCAAATATAGAAGAAATAGAAAGTTTATACCACAAATTTATCTCTATAAGAAATGACTTTGAAATGATGCTTGATGGAATGGTTATAAAAATAGATGATATAGAAACACAAGAAGAACTTGGTTATACAGTAAAATTTCCAAGATGGTCATGTGCTTACAAATTTCCAGCAGTTGAAAAAACAACAAAACTAAAAGCAATAACTTTACAAGTTGGTCGAACAGGAATTATAACTCCAGTAGCAGAAGTAGAACCAACACTAATTGACGGTTCAACTGTTAGTCGTGCAACTTTACATAACTTTGATGAAATCGAAAGATTAGATTTAAAAATAAATGATGAAGTAATTATAATAAAAAGTGGAGATATCATCCCAAAAATCACAAAAGTATTTTTTGAGCGAAGAAAAGGAGATGAAATAACTATATCTCGCCCTACTTCATGTCCTACTTGTAATAGTGAAGTTTTAGATGAAGGAACGATGATAAAATGTCAAAATCTTGATTGTCCATCAAGAGTTGTAAACTCAATAATCTATTTTGCTAGTAAAAATTGTATGAATATAGATGGTCTTGGAAATAAAATAGTTGAACAACTATTTAATGAAAAAAAGATTTATGATATTTTAGATATTTATTCTTTAAAATATGAAGATTTACAAGATTTAGAAGGTTTTAAAGAGAAAAAAATAAACAATCTTCTAAATGCGATAGAGAATACAAAAGGTAGTGAACTTCATAGAGTTATAAATGCTTTAGGAATAGAACATATAGGTGAAGTTGCTTCAAAACAAATATGTTTAGAATTTGGCTTAGATGTGATAAATAAAGATTATGATTCACTAATAGCGCTTGATGGTTTTGGTGAACAAATGGCAAATTCATTTATTGAATTTATGAGAGTAAATAAGAATTTAGTTGAAAAACTTATCTCTATAATAAATCCAAAAGTTGAAATAAAAAAAGAAGTAAGTGAAAATCCATTTAAAAATAAAACTGTTGTAATAACAGGAACTATGAGTAAAAGTCGTGGTGAAATAAAATCTATGCTCGAAGATTTAGGCGCTAAAGTATCTTCTAGTGTTTCTAAAAAAACTGATTATGTAATTTTTGGAGAAGATGCAGGAAGTAAATATGATAAAGCTATTGAACTAGGAGTGAAACTCTTAACTGAAGAAGAGATGAATTCACTATTTTAA
- a CDS encoding UPF0323 family lipoprotein has product MKKKNHIKKISDYAMVGGLGSLLVVGLVGCGDNSSNNQQQNQNNSTFTNASQQQGAFVVVEQSADGQYKIADEFPASKTTIVLRTPDGNERILSQEEIDKLVKEEEKKIDAGTSPLTNPEAQLSSGGMGLGGVLLSSIAGAMIGSWLGNKLFNNQNFQNQKAAQYKSPQTYSKSQSSFNKPAATTNSSTGAKKTGFFGGNSSSNTTNSSSFGS; this is encoded by the coding sequence TTGAAGAAAAAAAATCATATTAAAAAAATATCAGACTATGCAATGGTTGGTGGGTTAGGTTCACTTTTAGTTGTTGGTTTAGTTGGTTGTGGAGATAACTCATCAAATAATCAACAACAAAATCAAAATAACTCAACATTTACAAATGCTAGCCAACAACAAGGAGCTTTCGTAGTTGTTGAACAAAGCGCAGATGGTCAATATAAAATTGCAGATGAATTTCCAGCATCAAAAACAACAATTGTATTAAGAACTCCAGATGGAAATGAAAGAATTTTATCTCAAGAAGAAATAGATAAATTAGTAAAAGAAGAAGAGAAAAAGATTGATGCAGGAACTTCGCCTCTTACAAATCCTGAAGCACAATTAAGTAGTGGCGGAATGGGACTTGGTGGAGTTTTATTATCTTCAATTGCAGGAGCAATGATTGGTTCTTGGCTTGGTAATAAACTATTTAATAATCAAAATTTCCAAAATCAAAAAGCAGCACAATACAAATCTCCTCAAACATATAGTAAATCTCAAAGTTCGTTTAATAAACCTGCAGCTACAACAAATTCTAGTACAGGTGCTAAAAAAACTGGTTTCTTTGGTGGAAACTCATCATCAAATACTACAAATTCATCAAGTTTTGGAAGTTAA
- a CDS encoding ABC-F family ATP-binding cassette domain-containing protein: protein MVQTVNLKKAFGARVLFQDINLKLDTGKRYGLIGANGAGKTTFLKILSGQEEATEGEVQIQNGKKVGVLSQNQFAYENYTIFDTVLLGNKKLYDAIKEKEELYMSPEFTDEVNNRLAELEIICCEEDPTYEYDIKITKILEDLGFPSSMQQDLMSTLTGGDKFKVLLAQVLYPKPDVLFLDEPTNNLDIETIGWLENQLQHHEGTMVVISHDRHFLNAVCTHILDVDFKQIREFAGNYDDWYIASTLIAKQNEKDVNKKLKEKEELEKFIARFSANASKAKQATSRQKQLEKLDVGAIQVSSRRDPSIIFRQKREVGKELLTVKNISKSYDDHVVLNDISFTVEKGDKIALIGTNGIGKTTLCEILEGNLKPDSGEVLWGATIQNSYFPQNATDIIKGDMTLYDWLRGFDRDADISEIRNCLGRMLFNGQEQEKKVDSCSGGEKHRMMLSKIMLEQGNFLVLDEPTNHLDLEAIIALGEGLNDYAGSVICVSHDRELLDAYANRIIEIQEGGTILDFKGTYEEFIESKSQTA from the coding sequence ATGGTTCAAACAGTTAATCTTAAAAAAGCTTTTGGTGCAAGAGTTTTATTTCAAGATATAAATCTAAAATTAGATACAGGGAAAAGATATGGTCTTATAGGTGCAAATGGTGCAGGTAAGACAACATTCCTTAAAATTCTTTCAGGACAAGAAGAGGCAACTGAAGGAGAAGTACAAATTCAAAATGGTAAAAAAGTTGGAGTTTTATCTCAAAACCAATTTGCTTATGAGAATTATACGATTTTTGATACAGTTTTATTAGGAAATAAAAAATTATACGATGCAATAAAAGAAAAAGAAGAGTTGTATATGAGTCCAGAATTTACTGACGAAGTAAACAATAGACTTGCAGAACTTGAAATTATTTGTTGTGAAGAAGATCCAACTTACGAATATGATATAAAAATTACAAAAATATTGGAAGATTTAGGTTTTCCTTCTTCTATGCAACAAGATTTAATGAGTACATTAACAGGTGGAGATAAATTTAAAGTTTTATTAGCACAAGTTTTATATCCAAAACCTGATGTACTATTTTTAGATGAGCCAACAAATAACTTAGATATTGAGACTATTGGATGGCTTGAAAACCAACTTCAACATCATGAAGGAACAATGGTTGTAATCTCTCACGATAGACACTTTTTAAATGCTGTTTGTACACATATTTTAGATGTAGATTTTAAACAAATTAGAGAGTTTGCAGGAAATTATGATGATTGGTATATTGCTTCAACTTTAATTGCAAAACAAAATGAAAAAGATGTTAATAAAAAATTAAAAGAAAAAGAAGAACTTGAAAAGTTTATTGCAAGATTTAGTGCAAATGCTTCAAAAGCAAAACAAGCAACATCAAGACAAAAACAACTTGAAAAACTTGATGTTGGTGCAATTCAAGTATCAAGTAGACGTGATCCTTCTATTATTTTTAGACAAAAAAGAGAAGTTGGAAAAGAGTTATTAACTGTTAAAAACATTTCAAAATCTTATGATGATCATGTTGTTTTAAATGATATTTCATTTACAGTTGAAAAAGGTGATAAAATAGCACTTATTGGTACAAATGGTATTGGAAAAACTACTTTATGTGAGATTTTAGAAGGAAACTTAAAACCTGATAGTGGAGAAGTTTTATGGGGAGCGACTATTCAAAACTCATATTTTCCACAAAATGCAACTGATATTATCAAAGGTGATATGACTTTATATGATTGGTTAAGAGGTTTTGATAGAGATGCTGATATTTCTGAAATTAGAAATTGTTTAGGAAGAATGTTATTTAACGGTCAAGAACAAGAGAAAAAAGTTGATTCTTGTTCAGGGGGAGAAAAACATAGAATGATGCTTTCTAAAATCATGTTAGAACAAGGAAATTTCTTAGTTTTAGATGAACCAACAAACCACTTAGACTTAGAAGCTATTATTGCTTTAGGTGAAGGATTAAATGATTATGCAGGTTCAGTTATTTGTGTATCTCACGATAGAGAGTTATTAGATGCTTATGCAAATAGAATAATAGAAATTCAAGAAGGCGGGACAATTTTAGATTTTAAAGGAACTTATGAAGAGTTCATTGAATCAAAAAGTCAAACTGCATAA
- a CDS encoding acyl-CoA thioesterase: MGKIIKREKSLTMTMLMTPDKANFSGKYVHGGEILKMLDHVAYACAARYSGTYAVTLSVDMVLFKDPIKIGSLVTFHASVNYTGRTSMEIGIKVISEDIRDYTIKNTNVCYFTMVAVDEDGKPIPVPKLELITEDDKRRYNDAIARKEFRMSSRHTKN; the protein is encoded by the coding sequence ATGGGTAAAATTATAAAAAGAGAAAAATCTCTTACAATGACTATGTTGATGACACCTGATAAAGCAAATTTTTCTGGAAAATATGTTCATGGTGGTGAAATATTAAAAATGCTTGATCACGTAGCATACGCTTGTGCAGCAAGATATTCTGGAACTTATGCTGTAACACTCTCTGTTGATATGGTTTTATTTAAAGACCCAATTAAAATTGGTTCACTTGTAACTTTTCATGCTTCAGTTAATTATACGGGAAGAACTTCAATGGAGATTGGAATCAAAGTAATTTCAGAAGATATAAGAGACTATACTATAAAAAATACTAATGTTTGTTACTTCACTATGGTTGCAGTTGATGAAGATGGAAAACCAATTCCTGTTCCAAAACTTGAACTTATAACAGAAGATGATAAAAGAAGATATAATGACGCTATTGCGAGAAAAGAGTTTAGAATGTCTTCAAGACATACAAAAAACTAA
- a CDS encoding oxidoreductase: protein MSLLLKSGNIGKIELKNRVIMPPMCMYKSDNSGELKDFHFYHYISRALGGVGLIVVEATAVEPKGRVTNGDLGLWDDLFIEKHKILNEKLHYFGAKTAIQITHAGRKSETDEICVAPSAISFSKKNPRIPKELNIDEIEYIKELFLKAAFRAKEADYDFIEVHSTHGCLLNQFLSPLTNNRIDIYGGTLENRCRLILEIANEIKQKVNLPLILRIGADEWMKNGWNIEDSIYLSKELEKVGVDCIDVSSGGNLEEPDNAPKIEPLYQASWAKKIKENVNIPVIAVGLITTPKEGEYLLENKFCDFVAYGRELLRNSNFVFNAANEFKEKEKIDSSYERAYR from the coding sequence ATGAGCCTATTATTAAAAAGTGGAAACATAGGAAAGATTGAATTAAAAAATAGAGTTATTATGCCTCCTATGTGTATGTATAAAAGTGATAACAGTGGAGAACTTAAAGATTTTCATTTTTATCACTATATTTCAAGAGCTTTAGGTGGAGTTGGTTTGATTGTAGTTGAAGCAACTGCAGTTGAACCAAAAGGACGAGTTACTAATGGTGATTTAGGTCTTTGGGATGATTTATTTATTGAAAAGCATAAAATTTTAAATGAAAAATTACATTATTTTGGTGCAAAAACAGCAATTCAAATAACTCATGCAGGAAGAAAATCTGAAACAGATGAAATTTGTGTGGCTCCTAGTGCAATATCTTTTAGTAAGAAAAACCCAAGAATTCCTAAAGAACTAAATATTGATGAAATAGAGTATATAAAAGAATTATTTTTAAAAGCAGCTTTTAGAGCAAAAGAAGCAGATTATGATTTTATTGAAGTTCATTCTACACATGGTTGTTTATTAAATCAATTTTTATCACCTTTAACAAATAATAGAATAGATATTTATGGTGGAACTTTAGAAAATAGATGTAGATTAATTTTAGAAATAGCCAATGAGATTAAACAAAAAGTAAATCTGCCGTTAATTTTAAGAATTGGTGCAGATGAGTGGATGAAAAATGGTTGGAATATAGAAGATTCAATTTATTTATCAAAAGAGTTAGAAAAAGTTGGTGTTGATTGTATAGATGTATCAAGTGGTGGGAATTTAGAAGAACCAGATAATGCACCAAAAATTGAACCTTTATATCAAGCTTCTTGGGCAAAAAAAATAAAAGAAAATGTAAATATTCCAGTAATTGCAGTTGGATTAATCACAACACCAAAAGAGGGTGAATATTTACTTGAAAATAAATTTTGTGATTTTGTGGCATATGGTAGAGAGTTACTTAGAAATTCAAATTTTGTATTTAATGCTGCAAATGAGTTTAAAGAAAAAGAAAAAATAGATAGTTCATATGAAAGAGCTTATAGATAA
- a CDS encoding methyl-accepting chemotaxis protein yields the protein MLQNFNTRKKLLLFPVLFVLLIIVSAFVYTHYNNIANKRNHVAIETEKFIQYMAKSRISVYQFLRNSTEENRQHVLMNLKYLKDSVTQTKAEFTNPQNIELANQIISLVDNYLADYESFAKNKIIDFSNNINIESDEIKQDIARMVKVGVDVENKIAEINKSAIELREDAYTTLTVDLIVLVIIATIIFTIISLIISNSVVNSINGFKEGLLSFFSYLNRESNSVNLLDDSAKDEFGQMSKIVNDNIVKTQKSIEEDRKLIDETIAVLGEFEQGNLYQRLHTKVSNPTLNQLKDVLNNMANILENNIENVLKVLEQYSNYNYLDKIDQKGLKEHLLKLASGVNNLGDSITEMLIENKTNGLTLDKSSNILLANVDKLNLSSNEAAASLEETAAALEEITSNIRNNTESIAKMASYSSNVTASANQGEKLANETTVAMDEINNQVNLINEAISVIDQIAFQTNILSLNAAVEAATAGEAGKGFAVVAQEVRNLASRSAEAAKEIKAIVENATNKANDGKLIASNMIEGYKHLNQNISQTMNLISDIQNASKEQLLGIEQINDAVNQLDRQTQQNAMVASQAHDIAIVTDEISKLIVSDADEKEFAGKDKVKPKDIEKKATKNITPQVEIKVEKTTPKNAPIKSKESANDEWESF from the coding sequence ATGTTACAAAACTTTAATACAAGAAAAAAACTTCTTTTATTTCCAGTACTGTTTGTTTTGCTTATTATTGTGTCAGCATTTGTTTACACACACTACAATAATATAGCAAATAAAAGAAATCATGTCGCTATTGAAACTGAAAAGTTTATCCAATATATGGCAAAATCAAGAATTTCTGTTTATCAATTTTTGAGAAACTCAACAGAAGAAAACAGACAACATGTTCTAATGAATCTAAAATATTTAAAAGATAGTGTTACTCAAACTAAAGCAGAATTTACAAATCCTCAAAATATAGAATTAGCTAATCAAATAATATCTTTAGTAGATAATTATCTAGCAGACTATGAAAGCTTCGCTAAAAATAAAATTATTGACTTTTCAAACAATATAAATATTGAAAGTGATGAGATAAAACAAGATATTGCTCGAATGGTAAAAGTTGGAGTTGATGTAGAAAATAAAATAGCTGAAATAAACAAGAGTGCAATAGAATTAAGAGAAGATGCTTATACAACATTGACTGTGGATTTAATTGTTTTAGTTATTATTGCAACAATTATTTTTACAATAATTTCACTGATAATTTCTAATTCAGTAGTAAATTCTATAAATGGTTTTAAAGAAGGTCTTTTAAGCTTTTTTTCATATTTAAATAGAGAATCAAATAGTGTAAATTTACTTGATGATAGTGCAAAAGATGAATTTGGGCAAATGTCAAAAATAGTAAATGACAATATAGTAAAAACACAAAAAAGCATAGAAGAAGATAGAAAACTAATAGATGAAACAATAGCAGTATTAGGAGAGTTTGAACAAGGAAATCTTTATCAAAGACTACATACAAAAGTTTCAAATCCAACTTTAAATCAGTTAAAAGATGTTTTAAATAATATGGCTAACATTTTAGAAAACAATATAGAAAATGTTCTAAAAGTATTGGAACAATACTCTAATTATAACTATCTAGATAAAATAGACCAAAAAGGTTTAAAAGAGCACTTACTTAAATTAGCAAGTGGTGTAAATAACTTAGGTGACTCAATAACTGAAATGTTAATAGAAAATAAAACAAATGGATTAACATTAGATAAAAGCTCTAATATTTTATTAGCAAATGTAGATAAATTAAATCTAAGCTCAAATGAAGCAGCAGCATCTTTAGAAGAGACAGCAGCAGCCTTAGAAGAGATAACAAGTAATATAAGAAATAATACAGAGAGTATTGCGAAAATGGCAAGTTACTCTAGTAATGTAACAGCTTCAGCAAATCAAGGTGAAAAATTAGCAAATGAAACAACAGTTGCTATGGATGAAATAAATAATCAAGTTAATTTAATAAATGAAGCAATAAGTGTTATAGATCAAATAGCATTCCAAACAAATATCCTTTCTTTAAACGCAGCAGTAGAAGCAGCAACAGCAGGAGAAGCAGGAAAAGGATTTGCAGTTGTTGCACAAGAGGTGCGAAACCTAGCATCAAGAAGCGCAGAAGCAGCAAAAGAGATAAAAGCGATAGTAGAAAATGCTACAAATAAGGCTAATGATGGAAAATTAATAGCTTCTAATATGATAGAGGGATATAAACACTTAAATCAAAATATCTCTCAAACAATGAATCTAATAAGCGATATACAAAATGCTTCAAAAGAACAATTACTAGGAATTGAGCAGATAAATGATGCAGTAAATCAACTAGATAGACAAACACAACAAAATGCAATGGTAGCAAGCCAAGCACATGATATAGCAATAGTAACAGATGAAATATCAAAACTAATTGTAAGTGATGCAGATGAAAAAGAGTTTGCAGGGAAAGATAAAGTAAAACCTAAAGATATAGAAAAAAAAGCTACAAAAAATATAACTCCTCAAGTAGAAATAAAAGTTGAAAAAACTACTCCAAAAAATGCACCTATCAAATCTAAAGAGTCAGCTAATGATGAATGGGAAAGCTTTTAA
- a CDS encoding NAD(P)H-dependent oxidoreductase produces the protein MEKTFMEAMDFRHACKIFDETKKISDEDMKFILEAGRKSPSSFGQEGWKFLVITNEELKAKLRPFCWDQPQITTCSHLVIILAAIEAVKPESGVPATRFARREMPQEKKDFYNKLYKDHLTVTKVLDSDENVYSWTARQTYIAAGNMMTAAAIKGIDSCPIEGFEKAKVEEVLGLDTKKFQLSMVLPFGYRINPQSTQMRLPFEEVIEFIK, from the coding sequence ATGGAAAAAACGTTTATGGAAGCTATGGATTTTAGACATGCTTGTAAAATTTTTGATGAAACAAAAAAAATTAGTGATGAAGATATGAAATTCATATTAGAAGCAGGAAGAAAAAGTCCAAGCTCTTTTGGTCAAGAAGGTTGGAAATTTTTAGTTATAACAAATGAAGAATTAAAAGCAAAATTAAGACCATTTTGTTGGGATCAACCTCAAATTACTACTTGTTCTCATTTAGTTATTATTTTAGCTGCTATTGAGGCTGTTAAACCAGAATCAGGAGTTCCAGCAACTAGATTTGCTAGACGTGAAATGCCTCAAGAGAAAAAAGATTTTTATAATAAATTATATAAAGATCATTTAACAGTTACAAAAGTTTTAGATAGTGATGAAAATGTTTATTCTTGGACAGCAAGACAAACTTATATTGCTGCAGGAAATATGATGACAGCAGCTGCTATTAAAGGAATTGATTCTTGTCCAATTGAAGGATTTGAAAAAGCAAAAGTTGAAGAAGTTTTAGGACTTGATACTAAAAAATTCCAATTATCTATGGTTTTACCTTTTGGATATAGAATAAATCCACAATCTACTCAAATGAGATTACCTTTCGAAGAAGTAATTGAATTTATAAAATAA
- a CDS encoding DMT family transporter produces MIQKSNTKYFIGMFIAMIIWGIAWTSGKAATSHSNPEIAAFWRYAISFLTIIPVVLYMKTSLKSDKEGYIYMICAGVFSAAFNYLFFKGLSHGEAGYGGTMVTSIVPILTYIFSIILFKINVSTKQVVALSIGIFGALILLKVPSEGLAFLNINSSYFLACAVVWAMVTIFSQKASKKADPMFYTLVVFGITAFINMIFAIPYHPFTITSFDYIFWLNILFIGIFSGTFAMTLFFISASKIGAHNTGVFMFIVPIGAIISSYFVYNENIALSTILGCSFSFVAVMLFNTKNKKKLVEA; encoded by the coding sequence ATGATTCAAAAAAGTAATACCAAATATTTTATTGGTATGTTTATAGCGATGATAATTTGGGGAATTGCATGGACTTCAGGAAAAGCTGCAACAAGTCATTCAAATCCAGAAATAGCAGCATTTTGGAGATACGCAATCTCATTTTTAACAATTATTCCAGTGGTTTTATATATGAAAACAAGTTTAAAAAGTGATAAAGAAGGTTATATTTATATGATATGTGCTGGAGTTTTTAGTGCAGCTTTTAATTATCTATTTTTTAAAGGTTTATCTCATGGTGAAGCTGGATATGGTGGGACGATGGTTACCTCAATTGTTCCAATATTAACATATATATTTTCAATTATACTTTTTAAAATAAATGTTTCAACTAAACAGGTTGTTGCTTTAAGTATTGGAATTTTTGGTGCTTTAATACTTTTAAAAGTTCCATCAGAAGGCTTAGCATTTTTAAATATAAATAGTTCATATTTTTTAGCTTGTGCAGTTGTTTGGGCAATGGTTACAATATTTTCACAAAAAGCATCAAAAAAAGCAGATCCTATGTTTTATACTTTAGTTGTTTTTGGAATTACAGCATTTATAAATATGATTTTTGCAATTCCTTATCATCCTTTTACAATAACTTCTTTTGATTATATTTTTTGGTTAAATATTTTGTTTATTGGAATATTTTCTGGAACATTTGCAATGACACTATTTTTTATTTCAGCTTCAAAAATTGGAGCTCATAATACTGGTGTTTTTATGTTTATTGTTCCTATTGGTGCTATAATTTCTAGTTATTTTGTCTATAATGAGAATATTGCTTTATCTACAATATTAGGGTGTTCATTCTCATTTGTTGCAGTTATGTTGTTTAATACTAAAAATAAAAAAAAGCTTGTAGAAGCTTAA
- a CDS encoding glutathionylspermidine synthase family protein: protein MKLEKLKPLTDEYLESIGFIWHTDKDNSSYISDEIVVISEDEANAFYEATNELYDMFVEAGQYVIDNDLFHELNIPFNLVEIIKESWENEVHWHLYSRFDLAGGIDGHPIKLIEFNADTPTSLFETAIIQWAILKANGLDEASQFNNLYEALKDNFKRIITLNSDIEKFEEYYSNLGWKILFSSISSSIEDINTTKLLQHIASEAGFNTDFEYIENVQFSDDGIFKDDELFEFWFKLIPWEDIAIQESELALILTEIIKEKKAIIFNPAYTLMFQSKAFMKVLWDLYPNHPLLLETSFEPLKGKKQVEKRAFGREGANTKIINADGSIDTQTSGDYEGHKAIYQEYVEFPKDEKGDCYQAGVFYAYEACGLGFRKGGKILNNMSKFVGHIIK from the coding sequence ATGAAATTAGAAAAATTAAAACCGTTAACAGACGAATATTTAGAATCGATTGGCTTTATTTGGCATACAGATAAAGATAATAGTTCATATATAAGTGACGAAATAGTCGTAATTAGTGAAGATGAAGCAAATGCTTTTTATGAAGCAACAAATGAACTTTACGATATGTTTGTAGAAGCTGGTCAATATGTAATCGATAATGATTTATTTCATGAATTAAATATTCCTTTTAATTTAGTAGAAATTATAAAAGAGTCTTGGGAAAATGAAGTTCATTGGCATTTATATTCAAGATTTGATTTAGCTGGTGGAATAGATGGTCATCCAATAAAATTGATAGAATTTAATGCAGATACACCAACTTCACTTTTTGAAACTGCAATTATTCAATGGGCAATTTTAAAAGCAAATGGTTTAGATGAAGCTAGCCAATTTAACAATTTATATGAAGCTTTAAAAGATAATTTCAAAAGAATTATTACTTTAAACAGCGATATTGAAAAATTTGAAGAGTATTATTCAAATCTTGGTTGGAAAATTTTATTTTCATCAATATCAAGCTCAATTGAAGATATAAATACTACAAAACTTTTACAACATATTGCTAGTGAAGCTGGATTTAATACAGATTTTGAATATATTGAAAATGTACAATTTAGTGATGATGGTATTTTCAAAGATGATGAACTTTTTGAATTTTGGTTTAAACTTATTCCTTGGGAAGATATTGCGATACAAGAAAGTGAATTAGCTTTAATTTTAACAGAAATTATAAAAGAAAAAAAAGCAATCATTTTCAATCCAGCATATACTCTTATGTTCCAATCAAAAGCATTTATGAAGGTTTTATGGGATTTATATCCAAATCACCCTTTACTTTTAGAGACATCTTTTGAACCTTTAAAAGGTAAAAAACAAGTAGAAAAAAGAGCTTTTGGAAGAGAAGGAGCAAATACAAAAATTATAAATGCTGATGGATCTATTGATACACAAACTTCAGGAGATTATGAAGGACATAAAGCTATTTATCAAGAGTATGTAGAGTTTCCAAAAGATGAAAAAGGTGATTGCTATCAAGCTGGAGTATTCTATGCTTATGAAGCTTGTGGTTTGGGATTTAGAAAAGGTGGAAAAATCTTAAACAATATGTCAAAGTTTGTAGGACACATCATCAAATAA